The sequence CCATGCGCGCCGGCGAGCTGTCGAAGATCGACCTGTCGCAGATTCCCGCCGACCGGGTGGGCTTCGGCTCGCGCGTGACGGTGACGGACATGCGCACGCGCGAGCAGGAGGTGTTCACGCTGGCGTTCGGCGACTTCATCGACAAGGACAACCTGGACAGCGGGCAGATCTCCATGGCCTCGCCGCTGGGGCAGCAGCTGATGGGCAAGAAGAAGGGCGACAAGGTGAGCATCCAGCTTCCCCGCGGCGAGCGCAAGCTGCACGTGAAGGACGTGGTCACCCTGCCCCAGATGCTCGACAAGTCCGAGACGGCCTGAGCCGATCGTTCGGCCTGGAACGCGAAAGCCCCGGCTCGTCGGCCGGGGCTTTCGCGTTCCTGCAGGCTTTCGTTCAGCGAACCCGCTGCACGTTGCCGACGGAGTACCGGGCGCCCGCGTCGTTGGCCAGCGTGCCGATTTCCGCTTCCGTCGGGTAGCCCAGCGACGAGTGGTACTTCACGTCCAGGTACGTCCCCTCGGCCGCCGCCCGGGCGATGTAGCCGAACAACTCCTCGATCGTGGGGATTCCCTGCGCGCTGGCCCCGGTAACCGGGCTGCCGGTCTGCAGATCCGTCACCGCGACCACGCGGTCGTCGCGCACCTCCACCACCACGACATTCGGTGGTGGGCAGAAGCAGGTACGCGCAAAGGTGAAGCGGTAGTCGTCCAGGTTCTGCGACTCCCAGCGGCGGCGCTGGGCGGCAACTTCGCCCTCTTCGTCGCGCGGAAGGAAGAATGGGCGGGCGCACCCGGACAGCGCCAGGGCGAGCAGCAGCGGCGTGAGGATCTTCATCGTCGGGCGGCGGAAAAGGGAGCGGATACCCTCGTTTCTTGCCCCGGAGAACGTGCGACGCGGGTTCGTCCTGACAGTGTTCAGGGATGGCCGATCAGCTGCACCACCCGCGCGACCGCCTCCGCGGTATCGGTGACCACGACGGCGTTGGCCGAGGCGAGGACGGAGATACTGCCCCGCTCGGTCAGCACGTGCTCCAGCGCGGCCGCGATGCTTTCGGCCGGCACGTAGTTCAGCCGGATCGCACGGCTGACCAGGGGCGCGTCCGGCCGCTGCCCCGCGATGCGCACGGCCGAGTCGATGCGCAGGAGCCCCCCGCCGATCTCCTGCACGCCTAAGCCGTAGGCCTCCACGATGGCGCGCAGGGCCACGTCCCACGGCTGGTTCCTCACCTCCGCGGTCACCACTCCGGCCACGTCCGACCCCACCACGATGGACGATCCCGAGAACTCGGCGAAGGCGCGCACCACGTCGCGCATCTCCACGTTCTGGAACGAAGCGGTGATCCGCCGGGCGCCCGGCTGCGCATGCGCGGGAGCCGCCGCCAGGGTGATGGCGAGAACGAGCAG is a genomic window of Longimicrobium sp. containing:
- a CDS encoding GreA/GreB family elongation factor; translated protein: MLDELKNRLGEEIERLTHELQVVLPEAIKKAVEHGDLRENSEYKAALERQQFIQARLNHLTMRAGELSKIDLSQIPADRVGFGSRVTVTDMRTREQEVFTLAFGDFIDKDNLDSGQISMASPLGQQLMGKKKGDKVSIQLPRGERKLHVKDVVTLPQMLDKSETA
- a CDS encoding DUF6174 domain-containing protein; this translates as MKILTPLLLALALSGCARPFFLPRDEEGEVAAQRRRWESQNLDDYRFTFARTCFCPPPNVVVVEVRDDRVVAVTDLQTGSPVTGASAQGIPTIEELFGYIARAAAEGTYLDVKYHSSLGYPTEAEIGTLANDAGARYSVGNVQRVR
- a CDS encoding secretin N-terminal domain-containing protein, producing MTRILTLLVLAITLAAAPAHAQPGARRITASFQNVEMRDVVRAFAEFSGSSIVVGSDVAGVVTAEVRNQPWDVALRAIVEAYGLGVQEIGGGLLRIDSAVRIAGQRPDAPLVSRAIRLNYVPAESIAAALEHVLTERGSISVLASANAVVVTDTAEAVARVVQLIGHP